A genomic stretch from Shewanella woodyi ATCC 51908 includes:
- a CDS encoding DUF481 domain-containing protein — protein MFRAIAVLFLTFPMTAWALVPPDYQEPPSDFTAEIEAGFQLNTGNTDSSSFNGRTKLVYDTKQTKQEATFKAYFASDDEKTTSEKYDIQLQSNYKLQSDWGGYVFGRGDFTSDRFGSYTQISTVSTGYGFDAISDIDTKLSLEIGPGYRYNMPIETEAEPDPEANADVIIRTAIKFEQKLQEYTSLNADLTAEAGEDNSTLTLDMNYKNTLFQDWAFKIGVNVKYTDVVPEGTKQTDTITTFNLLYTFQ, from the coding sequence ATGTTTAGAGCTATCGCAGTACTATTTTTAACTTTCCCCATGACAGCTTGGGCCTTAGTACCACCTGATTATCAAGAGCCGCCAAGCGACTTCACCGCTGAGATTGAAGCAGGCTTTCAGCTCAATACAGGTAACACAGATTCGAGCAGCTTTAACGGTCGCACTAAACTGGTGTACGACACTAAGCAAACTAAGCAGGAAGCGACCTTTAAAGCGTACTTCGCCTCAGATGATGAGAAGACCACATCCGAGAAGTACGATATTCAGCTACAGTCTAACTACAAGTTACAGAGTGACTGGGGCGGCTATGTTTTTGGCCGAGGTGACTTCACCTCTGACAGATTTGGTAGTTACACTCAAATATCCACGGTATCGACCGGTTACGGTTTCGATGCCATTTCAGATATCGATACTAAGCTCAGCTTAGAGATAGGCCCAGGTTATCGATATAATATGCCCATAGAAACAGAAGCTGAGCCAGACCCTGAAGCCAATGCCGATGTGATCATACGTACCGCAATAAAGTTCGAGCAGAAACTGCAAGAGTACACTAGCTTAAATGCCGATCTGACCGCCGAAGCAGGTGAAGACAACAGTACATTAACTCTCGATATGAACTACAAGAATACGCTTTTCCAAGACTGGGCATTTAAGATAGGCGTTAACGTCAAGTACACAGATGTAGTGCCAGAGGGCACTAAGCAGACAGATACCATCACCACATTTAACTTACTCTACACCTTCCAATAA
- a CDS encoding SPFH domain-containing protein, with product MESQVQETKGSLVRRIGRRNIILISAFVTVLVVIATLISQMIAWNEADERLVHQSAFTGNLTVINQAGPYFKAFGTVSAYNKVISINFTGNSAAKASALVPLIPIRFLDTTTGDARGVARFRLPGNVPATESGQLRGLLKIHEEFGSQETLVSNLLLRATTENVKASARMMSVEQHYSGGNGQLSQDFSDQLVNGIFVTEQIFGTSSNEKSEELSNLSKQQRVTIKIKEGSNGKKLRNAPILGAYGITVVDASIIDIDYESKVNSRLEAQKQAAADEALARQNLKKAEQQARTEVALGEQAIAKQRAESEKLKIKEQIDAERVKANAIISAQQRVEVKAQLALEQAEILKQQRLEAMGMDVLAEARQRAKSAALDPKYVFDETLKAEIKIQTALFNSLGNSRLVPEIMIGGGQGEQSNGSEFMRLLAADAALNLKKRLEKK from the coding sequence ATGGAGAGTCAAGTGCAAGAGACTAAAGGAAGCTTAGTAAGGCGAATTGGCCGTCGCAATATCATCTTAATTTCGGCATTTGTTACCGTATTAGTCGTGATTGCGACCTTAATTTCGCAGATGATCGCGTGGAATGAAGCCGATGAACGATTGGTTCATCAATCGGCGTTTACCGGTAACCTCACTGTGATTAATCAGGCTGGCCCCTATTTTAAAGCCTTTGGTACTGTTTCAGCTTATAACAAGGTTATCTCGATTAACTTTACGGGTAATAGCGCGGCTAAGGCGAGTGCCTTGGTGCCATTAATTCCTATCCGCTTTCTTGATACAACGACTGGTGATGCAAGAGGGGTGGCTCGCTTTAGGCTACCAGGTAATGTGCCTGCTACTGAGTCGGGACAGTTAAGAGGGCTACTTAAAATTCATGAGGAGTTTGGCTCACAAGAAACATTAGTTTCGAACCTGCTACTGCGTGCAACCACAGAGAATGTAAAAGCATCAGCCAGAATGATGTCGGTTGAGCAGCACTACTCAGGTGGTAATGGTCAACTAAGTCAAGATTTCTCCGATCAGCTAGTGAACGGTATTTTTGTTACTGAGCAGATATTTGGTACCAGTAGCAATGAGAAATCTGAGGAGCTGAGTAATCTAAGTAAGCAGCAGCGTGTCACGATTAAGATAAAAGAGGGCAGCAACGGCAAGAAGCTACGTAATGCACCGATTTTAGGAGCTTATGGGATCACAGTTGTTGATGCGAGTATTATCGATATCGACTACGAGAGTAAAGTGAACTCTAGGCTTGAAGCGCAAAAACAAGCTGCAGCAGATGAAGCGCTGGCAAGGCAAAATCTGAAGAAGGCTGAGCAGCAAGCGCGCACTGAAGTGGCACTGGGTGAGCAGGCTATCGCTAAGCAGAGAGCAGAATCTGAAAAGCTGAAGATTAAGGAGCAGATCGATGCTGAGAGGGTTAAGGCTAATGCGATTATCTCGGCCCAGCAACGTGTTGAAGTAAAAGCGCAATTAGCGTTAGAGCAAGCCGAGATCCTTAAGCAGCAGCGCCTCGAAGCGATGGGGATGGATGTACTCGCTGAAGCGCGTCAACGTGCGAAGTCTGCTGCACTGGATCCTAAATATGTGTTCGATGAAACATTAAAGGCTGAGATAAAAATTCAGACTGCGCTGTTTAATAGCTTAGGCAATAGCCGTTTGGTGCCTGAGATCATGATAGGTGGTGGACAGGGTGAGCAGAGTAATGGCTCTGAGTTTATGCGCTTATTGGCGGCCGATGCTGCACTTAACCTTAAAAAGCGTTTAGAGAAAAAGTAA
- the rlmB gene encoding 23S rRNA (guanosine(2251)-2'-O)-methyltransferase RlmB produces MKKQDITFGIHAVEAVLKHSPERVIEMWVQAGRDDQRLASLLQMAAEYGISVQKAARKVLDDKSDSGQHQGVLARVKAVKQLNDNDLLSLVEKTETPFFLILDGVTDPHNLGACLRNADAAGVHGVIVPRDNSVGLTPTVSKVACGAAEVVPLFQVTNLARTMKSLQEKGVWIVGAAGEADSDLYKTDLKGPLAIAMGAEDKGLRRLTRESCDSIASIPMAGSVSSLNVSVATGICLFEAVRQRL; encoded by the coding sequence ATGAAAAAACAAGATATCACCTTCGGGATCCACGCTGTTGAAGCAGTACTAAAGCATAGCCCTGAAAGAGTTATCGAGATGTGGGTGCAGGCGGGTCGTGATGATCAACGTCTGGCATCACTTCTTCAGATGGCTGCCGAGTATGGTATTTCCGTACAAAAAGCTGCACGTAAAGTATTGGATGACAAATCAGACAGTGGTCAACACCAAGGGGTTTTAGCCCGTGTAAAAGCGGTGAAACAACTTAATGACAACGATCTACTTTCATTAGTTGAGAAGACAGAAACGCCGTTTTTTTTGATTCTTGATGGTGTGACAGACCCACATAACTTAGGCGCATGCCTACGTAATGCTGATGCCGCAGGTGTGCACGGCGTTATCGTGCCACGTGATAACTCAGTAGGTTTAACACCAACAGTGAGTAAAGTCGCCTGTGGTGCTGCAGAAGTGGTGCCCCTGTTTCAGGTGACCAATTTAGCGCGCACCATGAAGAGTTTACAAGAGAAAGGTGTGTGGATAGTGGGTGCCGCTGGTGAAGCGGATAGTGACCTATACAAGACAGATCTTAAGGGCCCACTGGCGATTGCAATGGGCGCAGAAGATAAAGGCCTACGCCGCTTAACACGTGAGAGCTGCGACTCGATTGCCTCTATCCCTATGGCTGGATCTGTTTCAAGCTTGAACGTTTCGGTTGCAACAGGTATCTGTTTGTTTGAGGCTGTACGCCAGCGTTTATAG
- the rnr gene encoding ribonuclease R — MIKDPHLKREQENYENPIPSREYILDYLRSEKSPLNRERIAAALKLESEEHIEALRRRLRAMERDGELVFTRGQAYGLPERMDLLTGTIIGHKDGFGFLKLEEGGDDLFINNRDMLMYFHGDKVLAQKAGVDRKGRREARIVRLVQQRAAALVGRFHMDSGMAFVIADDKRITQEILIPDEDRLGARQGDIVVLELTRRPGRYVKAAGKVTEVLGQQMAPGMEIEIALRNYDLPHKWSGLIEKKLRAIPDEVTEDDKKGRVDLRQLPLVTIDGEDARDFDDAVYAEKKKSGGWRLWVAIADVSHYVRTESALDREARSRGNSVYFPSQVIPMLPEKISNGLCSLMPEVDRLCMVAEMTISAAGKLSGYKFYPAVMHSHARLTYTQVADMLEGGEVSDKLKPIFPHLQTLQSLYLTLDETRAERGAIAFETTETKFVFNADRKIDSIVPSNRNQAHKIIEECMILANVASVKFVKKHKGEVLYRVHESPSEQKLTNFKDFLKERGLTMEGGLEPTPKDYQAIMEQVADRPDAELIQIMLLRSMKQATYTPDNEGHFGLALEAYSHFTSPIRRYPDLILHRVIRYLLAKERGEAKEKWTPDGGYNYQIEELDLLGEECSTTERRADEATRDVSDWLKCEFMRDHVGDTFEAVIASVTHFGMFVRLDKLFIDGLVHISSLGSDYYQYDNMRQRLVGEASGQTYQLGDSVTVKVAGVNLDDRQIDLMMAGEEGRSKRPNRGKKPMTARERVNAEGAKLAKADKSDKPKRRGSRSKSGAAKATGEKSFKTDKSGGAKSSAGKAKSAAKKSKAKKSSTKKSSAKRKAKVSKS; from the coding sequence ATGATCAAAGATCCGCATTTAAAGCGTGAACAAGAAAATTACGAAAACCCAATTCCTAGCCGCGAGTACATTTTAGATTACCTGCGCTCTGAAAAATCACCCCTTAACCGTGAACGCATTGCCGCAGCACTTAAGCTTGAAAGTGAAGAACACATTGAAGCCTTAAGACGTCGACTTCGTGCAATGGAGCGTGACGGTGAGCTTGTCTTTACCCGTGGCCAAGCATATGGCCTGCCAGAAAGAATGGATCTGTTAACTGGAACCATCATAGGGCATAAAGATGGCTTTGGCTTCCTCAAGCTAGAAGAGGGGGGTGATGACCTCTTTATTAATAACCGTGACATGCTGATGTATTTTCATGGCGATAAGGTATTGGCTCAGAAAGCCGGTGTTGATCGCAAAGGACGTCGCGAAGCCAGAATCGTGCGCTTGGTTCAGCAAAGAGCCGCTGCATTAGTGGGCCGCTTCCATATGGATTCTGGCATGGCATTTGTTATTGCCGATGACAAACGCATTACTCAAGAGATATTAATTCCTGATGAGGACCGCCTTGGTGCCCGTCAGGGAGATATTGTTGTACTTGAACTGACTCGTCGCCCTGGACGCTATGTAAAAGCTGCGGGTAAGGTGACAGAAGTGCTTGGACAACAGATGGCGCCAGGTATGGAGATTGAGATCGCGCTGCGTAACTACGATCTACCCCATAAATGGTCTGGTCTGATTGAGAAGAAGCTGCGTGCTATTCCCGATGAAGTGACTGAAGATGATAAAAAAGGTCGCGTCGATCTTCGTCAACTACCATTAGTTACCATAGATGGTGAAGACGCTCGAGATTTCGATGATGCGGTTTACGCGGAGAAGAAAAAGAGTGGCGGCTGGCGTTTATGGGTGGCGATTGCCGATGTGAGCCATTACGTTCGCACCGAATCTGCACTGGATAGAGAAGCGCGTAGTCGTGGTAACTCTGTCTACTTCCCATCGCAAGTGATCCCAATGCTGCCGGAGAAGATCTCTAATGGACTATGTTCATTAATGCCAGAAGTTGATCGTCTCTGTATGGTGGCCGAGATGACTATCTCTGCAGCGGGTAAACTGTCAGGTTATAAGTTTTATCCAGCAGTGATGCACTCACATGCACGCCTTACTTACACTCAAGTTGCCGATATGCTTGAGGGAGGAGAGGTCAGTGACAAGCTTAAGCCTATCTTCCCGCATCTGCAGACCTTGCAATCTCTGTACTTAACCTTAGATGAGACCCGTGCTGAGCGTGGTGCTATCGCCTTTGAAACCACTGAGACCAAGTTTGTCTTTAATGCAGATCGTAAGATAGACAGCATAGTACCGAGTAACCGTAACCAAGCCCATAAGATCATCGAAGAGTGTATGATCTTGGCTAACGTTGCCTCGGTGAAGTTTGTTAAGAAGCACAAAGGCGAAGTACTTTACCGTGTACATGAATCGCCCTCTGAGCAGAAGTTAACTAACTTCAAGGATTTCCTTAAAGAGCGTGGTTTGACGATGGAGGGAGGCTTAGAGCCAACTCCTAAAGACTATCAAGCGATTATGGAGCAAGTTGCTGACAGGCCAGATGCTGAGCTTATTCAGATCATGTTGCTTCGCTCTATGAAGCAGGCGACCTATACCCCAGATAACGAGGGGCACTTTGGTTTAGCACTTGAAGCATACTCCCACTTTACATCGCCTATTCGCCGTTACCCGGATCTTATTTTACACCGAGTGATCCGTTATCTGCTGGCGAAAGAGCGTGGAGAAGCCAAAGAGAAGTGGACGCCAGATGGTGGCTACAACTATCAGATTGAGGAGTTAGATCTGTTAGGCGAAGAGTGTTCAACCACTGAGCGCCGCGCCGATGAAGCGACTCGTGATGTGAGCGACTGGCTTAAGTGTGAATTTATGCGCGATCATGTTGGTGATACGTTCGAGGCTGTCATCGCTTCCGTGACTCACTTTGGCATGTTCGTTCGTCTCGATAAGCTGTTTATCGATGGCTTAGTGCATATCTCAAGTCTAGGCAGCGATTACTATCAATATGATAATATGCGTCAGCGCCTTGTGGGCGAGGCTTCAGGCCAAACCTATCAACTGGGCGATTCTGTCACGGTTAAGGTCGCAGGCGTTAATCTTGATGATCGTCAAATTGATCTGATGATGGCGGGCGAAGAGGGCAGATCAAAACGCCCAAATCGTGGTAAGAAGCCGATGACTGCACGAGAGCGTGTAAATGCCGAGGGAGCAAAACTCGCCAAGGCGGATAAGAGTGATAAGCCTAAACGTCGCGGTTCGCGCTCAAAGTCTGGTGCTGCTAAAGCCACGGGTGAAAAGAGCTTTAAAACAGATAAAAGCGGTGGAGCCAAAAGCTCTGCAGGTAAAGCAAAGTCAGCAGCTAAGAAGTCGAAGGCGAAAAAGTCTTCAACGAAAAAGAGTTCGGCTAAGCGCAAAGCTAAAGTCAGTAAGTCGTAG
- a CDS encoding tetratricopeptide repeat protein, whose amino-acid sequence MILMLLAPLSSQAEETQAVDIYSQEQLIELIRSKQYLTRVEGDDCQLVQDIEARAEVLKQPLYQYLWGEMLNYGICVKANPPRGMALLRDSVAQGSAEAMVRIAEYYYHGTFVFQDKERAVHYVLPAAASGDLPARMLLVRLFGEGYGSYRDFELGYHWLYNDVFSDEATKKEAYELLKVLEEKIPPSIVAKIKLQHLKSR is encoded by the coding sequence ATGATCTTGATGCTGCTGGCGCCTTTGTCTAGTCAGGCTGAAGAAACCCAAGCTGTAGATATTTACAGTCAGGAGCAGCTTATTGAACTTATTCGTAGCAAGCAATATCTGACCCGTGTTGAAGGGGATGATTGCCAGTTAGTTCAGGATATTGAAGCAAGAGCCGAAGTGCTAAAACAGCCGCTCTATCAATATCTCTGGGGTGAGATGTTAAATTATGGCATCTGTGTAAAAGCAAACCCTCCTAGAGGGATGGCACTATTGAGAGATTCAGTGGCTCAAGGCAGTGCCGAGGCGATGGTGAGAATTGCTGAATATTATTATCATGGTACCTTTGTATTCCAGGATAAAGAGCGCGCCGTGCACTATGTGTTACCGGCAGCGGCAAGCGGCGATCTCCCCGCCCGTATGTTGTTAGTGAGACTGTTTGGTGAAGGGTATGGCAGCTACAGAGATTTTGAGCTGGGATACCACTGGCTGTACAACGACGTATTTAGTGATGAGGCGACCAAGAAAGAAGCCTACGAATTATTGAAGGTGCTCGAAGAGAAAATACCACCGAGCATAGTTGCGAAGATTAAGCTGCAACACCTGAAATCCCGATAA
- a CDS encoding adenylosuccinate synthase translates to MGKNVVVLGTQWGDEGKGKIVDLLTEQSKYVVRYQGGHNAGHTLVIDGEKTVLHLIPSGILRDNVKCIIGNGVVLAPDALMTEIKMLKERGVPVEERLLISEACPLILPFHCALDIAREKARGNNAIGTTGRGIGPAYEDKVSRRGLRVGDLFDAELFAEKLKEVMAYHNFMLTEYYKCEAVDYEETLKDALAIADYLKSMCVDVTELLDQARKAGEPILFEGAQGTLLDIDHGTYPFVTSSNTTAGGVATGSGFGPRHLDYVLGIMKAYTTRVGAGPFPTELQCEIGDHLGTKGHEFGATTGRKRRPGWLDVVAMKRAVQINSISGFCLTKLDVLDGLEEVKICVGYQYPDGSVATVTPLAAEGYEQVTPVLETMPGWSENTFGATSVEQLPQAALNYIKRLEELLDTPIDIISTGPDRNETMILVNPFS, encoded by the coding sequence ATGGGCAAAAACGTCGTAGTTCTCGGCACCCAATGGGGTGACGAAGGAAAGGGTAAGATAGTCGATCTTCTTACCGAACAGTCAAAATATGTCGTTCGATATCAAGGTGGCCACAACGCTGGTCACACACTTGTGATCGATGGCGAAAAAACCGTTCTCCATCTTATTCCATCAGGGATCTTACGCGATAATGTAAAATGCATTATTGGTAACGGTGTGGTGCTTGCACCAGACGCGCTGATGACTGAGATCAAAATGCTTAAAGAGCGTGGAGTTCCTGTTGAGGAGCGTCTACTTATCTCTGAAGCATGTCCACTCATCCTTCCATTCCATTGTGCTCTAGATATTGCTCGTGAAAAAGCGCGCGGTAATAATGCTATCGGTACAACGGGTCGTGGTATTGGTCCTGCTTATGAAGACAAGGTTTCACGCCGCGGTCTTCGTGTTGGCGATCTGTTTGATGCAGAGCTGTTTGCAGAGAAGCTAAAAGAGGTGATGGCTTATCACAACTTTATGCTGACTGAATACTACAAGTGTGAAGCAGTCGATTATGAAGAGACATTGAAAGATGCGCTTGCGATTGCTGACTACTTGAAGAGCATGTGTGTTGACGTAACTGAGCTTCTTGATCAGGCGCGTAAAGCTGGTGAGCCAATTCTATTTGAAGGTGCTCAAGGTACACTGCTTGATATCGACCATGGTACTTATCCATTTGTAACCTCTTCAAACACTACCGCAGGTGGTGTTGCGACAGGTTCTGGATTCGGCCCACGTCACCTTGATTATGTTTTGGGTATCATGAAAGCCTACACCACGCGTGTTGGTGCTGGTCCATTCCCAACTGAACTTCAATGTGAAATTGGTGATCACTTAGGTACTAAAGGTCACGAGTTTGGTGCAACTACTGGTCGTAAGCGTCGTCCAGGTTGGTTAGACGTTGTTGCCATGAAGCGTGCAGTACAGATCAACAGCATTAGCGGTTTCTGCTTGACCAAACTAGATGTGCTAGATGGTCTTGAAGAGGTTAAGATCTGTGTGGGTTACCAATACCCAGATGGCAGTGTTGCTACTGTGACTCCACTTGCAGCTGAAGGCTACGAGCAGGTTACTCCAGTACTTGAAACTATGCCTGGCTGGAGTGAGAACACTTTCGGCGCAACATCTGTAGAGCAACTGCCACAAGCAGCGCTAAACTACATCAAGCGTCTAGAAGAGTTACTTGATACGCCAATCGATATTATCTCAACGGGTCCCGACAGAAACGAGACCATGATTCTAGTGAATCCGTTTAGTTAA
- a CDS encoding DUF2065 domain-containing protein, with translation MSLQLIMLALGIVLIIEGIGPFLFPNRWKAYLKEISNQNQQLLQRLGGALVTAGVVLLIIFS, from the coding sequence ATGTCTCTACAGCTAATCATGCTTGCGTTGGGAATTGTGCTCATTATTGAGGGAATTGGACCATTTTTATTTCCCAATCGATGGAAGGCGTATTTAAAGGAAATTTCTAACCAAAATCAGCAACTTCTGCAACGATTAGGTGGTGCTTTAGTCACTGCAGGTGTCGTTTTGTTGATTATTTTTTCATAA
- the rpsI gene encoding 30S ribosomal protein S9 — MAATQYYGTGRRKTSTARVFAKVGTGNIVVNQLPLDQYFGRETSRMVVRQPLELVEMTDKLDIFVTVKGGGNTGQAGAIRHGITRALMELDESLRPSLRAAGFVTRDARKVERKKVGLRKARRKPQFSKR; from the coding sequence ATGGCTGCAACTCAGTACTACGGCACAGGCCGTCGCAAAACATCTACAGCTCGCGTATTCGCGAAAGTAGGAACTGGTAACATCGTTGTTAACCAACTTCCTCTAGATCAATATTTTGGTCGTGAAACTTCTCGTATGGTTGTTCGTCAGCCACTTGAGCTAGTTGAAATGACTGACAAGTTAGACATCTTTGTAACTGTTAAGGGTGGTGGTAACACTGGCCAAGCAGGTGCTATTCGTCACGGTATTACTCGTGCGTTGATGGAACTTGATGAGTCTCTACGTCCTTCTCTACGTGCCGCTGGTTTCGTTACCCGTGATGCTCGTAAAGTTGAGCGTAAGAAAGTTGGTCTACGCAAAGCACGTCGTAAGCCACAATTCTCTAAGCGTTAA
- the rplM gene encoding 50S ribosomal protein L13 has product MKTTFTATPETVTREWFVVDAEGKTLGRIATEIATRLRGKHKPEYTPHVDTGDYIIVINAEKVAVTGNKAKGKVYYSHSGFIGGIKQITFEKLQDHKPEMIIEKAVKGMLPKGPLGRAMFRKLKVYAGTEHNHAAQQPQVLDI; this is encoded by the coding sequence ATGAAGACTACTTTTACTGCTACACCAGAGACAGTCACTCGCGAGTGGTTTGTCGTTGACGCTGAAGGTAAAACTTTAGGTCGTATCGCTACTGAAATTGCTACACGTCTACGTGGTAAGCATAAGCCAGAGTATACACCTCATGTTGATACCGGCGATTACATCATCGTTATTAACGCTGAGAAAGTTGCTGTCACTGGTAATAAAGCGAAAGGCAAAGTGTACTACTCGCATTCGGGTTTCATCGGTGGTATTAAGCAAATCACTTTTGAAAAGCTGCAAGATCATAAGCCTGAAATGATTATCGAGAAAGCAGTTAAGGGTATGTTACCTAAAGGTCCTTTAGGACGTGCCATGTTCCGTAAACTTAAAGTTTACGCTGGTACAGAACATAACCACGCTGCACAACAACCTCAAGTTCTTGATATCTAA
- the zapE gene encoding cell division protein ZapE, with amino-acid sequence MPQPTPWQHYQQDLTRDDFSHDSAQEQAVKSLQRVYDEIQVANSKPTGFRQLFSFLGAKEQTVQGLYLWGGVGRGKTYLMDTFYDSLPGDKKLRAHFHRFMHQVHVDLDNLKGQRDPLLIIAKQMADKYQVICFDEFFVSDITDAMLLGTLFQALFKEGVALVATSNIIPDELYRNGLQRARFLPAIALINKHCQILNVDSGIDYRLRTLEQAEIYHYPLDTQADKNLLSYFEKLAPESEISRSDIDIDGRNIGIRQQAQGVLLIDFRDLCDGPRSQRDYMELACLYHTVLLSGVEQMGDKSTGDDIARRFLAMVDEFYERNVKLILSAEVSLEEIYTQGLLTFEFRRCRSRLTEMQSHDYLALEHLP; translated from the coding sequence GTGCCCCAACCAACACCATGGCAACATTATCAGCAAGATCTGACCCGAGATGACTTTTCCCACGATAGTGCGCAAGAGCAAGCCGTAAAAAGCCTGCAGCGTGTTTATGATGAGATCCAAGTTGCTAACAGTAAGCCAACGGGTTTTCGTCAACTGTTCTCTTTTCTTGGGGCAAAAGAGCAAACGGTTCAGGGATTATACCTGTGGGGCGGGGTGGGGCGCGGTAAGACCTATCTGATGGATACCTTCTATGACTCACTGCCAGGTGATAAGAAGCTTAGGGCGCACTTTCACCGTTTTATGCATCAAGTCCATGTCGATCTTGATAATCTAAAGGGGCAACGGGATCCTCTGCTCATTATTGCTAAGCAGATGGCGGATAAATACCAAGTGATCTGTTTTGATGAGTTTTTTGTCTCAGATATTACTGATGCCATGTTGTTGGGGACACTATTTCAAGCCCTGTTTAAAGAGGGAGTTGCACTGGTTGCTACCTCAAATATTATTCCAGATGAGCTTTACCGTAATGGCCTACAACGGGCGCGTTTTCTGCCTGCAATTGCACTTATTAATAAGCATTGCCAAATCTTAAATGTCGACTCAGGTATCGACTACCGTTTACGTACGTTAGAGCAAGCGGAGATCTATCATTACCCTCTAGATACCCAAGCGGATAAGAATCTACTGAGCTATTTTGAAAAGTTGGCTCCCGAGTCAGAGATATCAAGGAGTGATATCGATATCGATGGTCGTAACATAGGGATAAGACAGCAGGCTCAAGGCGTATTGCTTATCGACTTTAGGGATCTATGTGATGGACCCAGAAGTCAACGCGACTATATGGAGCTGGCCTGTTTATACCACACAGTGTTGCTCAGTGGGGTTGAGCAGATGGGTGATAAATCCACTGGAGATGATATCGCACGGCGATTCTTAGCTATGGTGGATGAGTTTTATGAACGAAACGTCAAACTGATCCTATCGGCCGAGGTCTCTTTAGAGGAGATCTATACTCAAGGTCTATTGACCTTTGAGTTTAGGCGCTGCCGCTCTCGTTTAACCGAGATGCAATCCCATGATTATCTCGCGTTAGAGCACCTGCCATAG